A DNA window from Acidimicrobiia bacterium contains the following coding sequences:
- a CDS encoding thioredoxin domain-containing protein — protein MTASLTLRSVNRLAAETSPYLRQHADNPVDWFPWGDDAFAAARERDRPVLLSVGYSACHWCHVMAHESFEDDVTAEEMNRLFVNVKVDREERPDVDALYMQAVQALTGHGGWPMTVFLTPDGRPFFGGTYFPPDDRPGMPSFRRLLAAIDEAWRERRDDLDGQAEQLTDALAAAATPDPAQDLPGAEVLSAARAGLGNVYEPIHGGFGGAPKFPPSMVLRFLLRDHARTGDPTSLDMARTTLDAMAAGGIRDHVGGGFHRYSVDARWLVPHFEKMLYDQALLLRAYTQGYVATRESRWATVVEEIVDYLMRDLRDDAGGFYSAEDADSEGVEGLFYIWDDAELRSLLGADADDVVSYFGVTAGGNFEGANILNVVDRTAPRSEAVTRALPLLREARARRTRPGLDDKVLLAWNALLARALAEAAAVFERADWMVTARDLVRFLGTELRGEDGRLLRSWQAGVPRHNAVAEDYAALLGAQLTLAELDDIAWLTDATRTAGDLIELFHDPDGGGFFTSGSDAHDLLVRGKDLFDNATPSANSLAADGLLRLGALTGDPRWREPAVGAVCLVADHLAATPAGFGEMLEAQERIVLPSREIVLTGDRDNPDFERLRRVVLDRILPGSITALGAAGPSAGSPLYEGRATGGTPTAYVCEGYVCREPVTSVEELERVLDTLQASR, from the coding sequence GTGACTGCGTCGCTTACCCTGCGCAGCGTGAACCGCCTCGCCGCCGAGACGAGCCCCTACCTCCGTCAACACGCCGACAACCCCGTCGACTGGTTCCCATGGGGAGATGACGCCTTTGCGGCGGCACGCGAGCGCGACCGCCCCGTGCTGCTGTCGGTCGGGTACTCCGCCTGCCACTGGTGCCACGTCATGGCCCACGAGTCGTTCGAGGACGACGTCACAGCCGAGGAGATGAACCGGCTGTTCGTGAACGTCAAGGTCGACCGTGAGGAACGCCCCGACGTCGACGCGCTCTACATGCAGGCGGTGCAGGCCCTGACCGGCCACGGCGGGTGGCCCATGACGGTCTTCCTCACGCCCGACGGCCGGCCGTTCTTCGGGGGCACCTACTTCCCACCCGACGACCGACCCGGGATGCCGTCGTTCCGACGCCTCCTCGCCGCCATCGACGAGGCGTGGAGGGAGCGTCGTGATGATCTCGACGGCCAGGCCGAGCAACTCACCGACGCACTGGCTGCCGCCGCCACTCCCGACCCTGCTCAGGACCTCCCCGGTGCCGAGGTGCTCTCTGCGGCCCGGGCCGGGCTCGGCAACGTCTACGAGCCCATCCACGGGGGGTTCGGTGGGGCACCCAAGTTCCCGCCCTCGATGGTGCTCCGCTTCCTCCTGCGCGACCACGCCCGCACCGGGGATCCCACCTCTCTCGACATGGCACGAACCACTCTCGACGCCATGGCGGCCGGTGGCATCCGTGACCACGTCGGTGGCGGGTTCCACCGCTACTCGGTCGACGCCCGGTGGCTCGTCCCCCACTTCGAGAAGATGCTCTACGACCAGGCGCTCCTCCTGCGCGCCTACACCCAGGGGTACGTCGCGACGCGAGAATCGCGCTGGGCGACCGTCGTCGAGGAGATCGTCGACTACCTGATGCGCGACCTTCGCGACGACGCCGGCGGCTTCTACTCCGCCGAGGACGCCGACTCCGAAGGTGTCGAGGGCCTCTTCTACATCTGGGACGACGCCGAGCTCCGTTCCCTGCTCGGAGCCGATGCCGACGACGTCGTCTCGTACTTCGGTGTGACCGCCGGCGGTAACTTCGAGGGCGCCAACATCCTGAACGTCGTGGACCGCACTGCCCCACGCTCCGAAGCCGTCACGAGGGCGCTCCCCCTCCTGCGGGAGGCACGTGCCCGGCGGACCCGACCCGGCCTCGACGACAAGGTGCTCCTGGCCTGGAACGCACTCCTCGCACGCGCCCTCGCCGAGGCCGCGGCGGTCTTCGAGCGTGCCGACTGGATGGTGACGGCTCGCGACCTGGTCCGCTTCCTCGGCACGGAACTCCGTGGAGAGGACGGTCGGCTCCTCCGTTCCTGGCAGGCCGGCGTTCCACGCCACAACGCCGTCGCGGAGGACTACGCAGCCCTGCTCGGGGCACAGCTCACGCTGGCCGAGCTCGACGACATCGCGTGGCTCACCGACGCGACGCGCACCGCCGGGGACCTCATCGAGCTGTTCCACGACCCCGACGGCGGCGGGTTCTTCACGAGCGGGTCGGACGCACACGACCTCCTCGTTCGCGGCAAGGACCTGTTCGACAACGCCACACCGTCGGCCAACTCCCTCGCTGCCGACGGGCTCCTGCGCCTGGGCGCCCTCACCGGCGACCCCCGCTGGCGCGAGCCCGCCGTGGGCGCGGTGTGCCTCGTCGCCGATCACCTCGCGGCGACACCCGCCGGCTTCGGCGAGATGCTGGAGGCCCAGGAGCGCATCGTCCTCCCGTCGCGCGAGATCGTCCTGACAGGTGACAGGGACAACCCGGACTTCGAACGGCTGCGCCGTGTCGTACTCGACCGGATCCTCCCCGGGTCGATCACGGCCCTCGGTGCTGCGGGGCCAAGCGCAGGCAGCCCGCTCTACGAGGGGCGGGCGACGGGCGGGACGCCGACGGCCTACGTCTGTGAGGGGTACGTGTGCCGGGAGCCGGTCACGAGCGTCGAGGAACTCGAGCGGGTGCTCGACACCCTCCAGGCATCGCGCTAG
- a CDS encoding YdcF family protein has translation MSATGLEDLDDVRTQDPMRAFDVLWDFLVPAAEPRPNDLIFCFGSRDPAVPRRAAELHAQGTAAPIVVSGGVAHENGVTEAAGFACALTDLGVPADRIVTESASLHTGENVTLGLSAARDAGFTFSRVALVTWPVATRRSLATFRHLEPDLEAWSAPTTRRPDVRHRGSAKTARSCVEELEKIRHHAERGWIVPQTIPSAVDRAADVLRLHHDL, from the coding sequence ATGAGTGCGACCGGGCTCGAGGACCTCGACGACGTACGGACCCAGGATCCGATGCGGGCCTTCGACGTGCTCTGGGACTTCCTCGTCCCTGCGGCGGAGCCCCGCCCGAACGACCTGATCTTCTGCTTCGGCAGCCGCGACCCCGCCGTGCCCCGCCGCGCCGCCGAGCTACACGCGCAGGGGACAGCCGCCCCGATCGTGGTGTCCGGGGGCGTGGCCCACGAGAACGGCGTCACCGAGGCGGCGGGGTTCGCGTGTGCGCTCACCGACCTCGGCGTGCCCGCCGACCGGATCGTCACGGAAAGCGCCTCCCTCCACACCGGCGAGAACGTGACGCTCGGCCTGAGCGCAGCCCGCGACGCAGGCTTCACGTTCTCGCGCGTGGCCCTGGTGACATGGCCCGTTGCCACACGCCGCTCCCTGGCGACGTTCCGCCATCTCGAGCCGGACCTCGAGGCGTGGAGTGCCCCGACGACGAGGCGACCCGACGTCCGACACCGTGGATCCGCGAAGACCGCCCGGTCCTGCGTCGAGGAGCTGGAGAAGATTCGCCATCACGCCGAACGTGGGTGGATCGTCCCCCAAACCATCCCCTCAGCCGTGGACCGGGCCGCAGACGTTCTTCGGCTCCACCACGACCTCTGA
- a CDS encoding B-box zinc finger protein, whose translation MRFVDIRWSTEPPGVVRFDPHLTVVADFPCPDDGFAGFGSIGEMLASLDEAGDDVEAVVEGLDTSRPVEAAAQDAARSVLRVDTSHLRAAHEALHRRRAENDADMRRIELAVSRVEADATHQEALERLTAREAERTSLREELAMLEGRAPDAPGHGTVAEEPPDGPGGAPSSEARDAVSEALAEVEQIEMSEPVVPEDGSVELIDRWLDLTTSIAFLSNAEPNGMTVEQAAAAVTGARPKEERTHLGQVGPEVAEKLLELHRAVERAEKHAGSSLSGRGARRALAQARDAESEMLASVGFGDYTEYLMSVAFSTESSTLDQAEASATQVAEERVVAGDAVQLADDERWSGLQRDLDALCTDISALLGEEVSGDPLEALRNRVVLNPELIAARAELAAALANVGVDVGDSEHVPDRARAWLDENRGDDETAPDRTVADDPMGEPVVENERGLLERKLAALDAEIAVLEENAAASAVPVQELDAELAALDRRPEPIIADIVDMDPADTVAVMREALVPGSDADAPVVLDGALDDLPAACLPAAFGFLMDETETRQVVVVGHADVADFADDWLTARHGDRGRVWRWAEAVAEACPETPVADDADEQDEHDPGSGSADGTHGAGGGIDSFLVEEVDSDDDVPDLDPEPLPDLGMWTGRAPAAPAEPEAVVEIAEPEVVEPEPEPEPEPEVPEPEAVVEIAEPEVVEPEPEPEPEVPEPEAVVEIAEPEVVEPEPEPEFEPEPEPEVPEPEAVVEIAEPEVVEPEPEPEFEPEPEPEVPEPEAVVEIAEPEVVVAEPEPEVGVTEPQVVEPAEVRSAPPGAPDPEAVVAVCVNHHHRRSSTRCSKCHVPYCDDCLVQIGSGSKPRSLCVECALLTGGVRFSRRRRGRRRR comes from the coding sequence ATGCGATTCGTCGACATTCGGTGGTCAACAGAACCGCCCGGCGTCGTACGTTTCGACCCGCACTTGACGGTGGTGGCCGACTTCCCGTGCCCCGACGACGGTTTCGCTGGTTTCGGGAGCATCGGCGAGATGCTGGCCTCCCTCGACGAGGCCGGCGACGATGTCGAGGCGGTGGTCGAGGGCCTCGACACCTCACGACCGGTCGAGGCGGCCGCACAGGACGCAGCACGCAGCGTGCTCCGTGTCGACACATCTCACCTCCGAGCTGCGCACGAGGCGCTGCACCGCCGCCGTGCCGAGAACGACGCCGACATGCGGCGAATCGAGTTGGCGGTGAGCCGCGTCGAAGCCGACGCAACCCACCAGGAGGCACTCGAGCGCCTCACCGCGCGCGAGGCGGAGCGCACGAGCCTTCGTGAGGAGTTGGCCATGCTCGAGGGCCGGGCCCCGGATGCGCCCGGCCACGGAACGGTTGCCGAGGAGCCACCCGACGGTCCAGGCGGCGCGCCCTCCTCAGAGGCACGAGATGCCGTGAGCGAGGCACTCGCCGAGGTCGAGCAGATCGAGATGAGTGAGCCCGTTGTTCCCGAGGACGGATCCGTCGAGCTCATCGACCGTTGGCTCGACCTCACGACCAGCATCGCCTTCCTCAGCAACGCCGAGCCGAACGGCATGACCGTCGAGCAGGCTGCTGCGGCCGTCACGGGCGCGAGACCCAAGGAAGAGCGGACCCACCTCGGCCAGGTCGGTCCCGAGGTGGCCGAGAAGCTGCTCGAGCTCCACCGTGCCGTGGAGCGTGCGGAGAAGCACGCCGGTAGCTCCCTCTCGGGTCGGGGAGCCAGGCGTGCGCTCGCGCAGGCGCGCGACGCGGAAAGCGAGATGCTCGCGTCGGTCGGTTTCGGTGACTACACGGAATACCTGATGTCGGTGGCCTTCAGCACCGAGTCGTCGACCCTCGACCAGGCAGAGGCGTCGGCCACACAGGTCGCCGAGGAACGTGTCGTGGCGGGCGACGCAGTCCAGCTTGCAGACGACGAGAGGTGGTCCGGCCTCCAGCGCGATCTCGACGCCCTGTGCACCGACATCAGCGCCCTCCTGGGAGAGGAGGTGTCGGGTGATCCACTCGAGGCGTTGAGGAACCGCGTGGTCCTCAACCCGGAGCTCATCGCGGCGCGCGCGGAGCTCGCAGCGGCGCTTGCAAACGTCGGGGTGGACGTTGGCGACTCCGAGCACGTTCCGGATCGTGCCCGGGCATGGCTCGACGAGAATCGCGGCGACGACGAGACAGCTCCCGACCGCACGGTGGCGGACGACCCGATGGGCGAACCCGTTGTCGAGAACGAGCGGGGTCTTCTCGAGAGGAAGCTCGCTGCCCTCGATGCGGAGATCGCCGTCCTCGAAGAGAACGCTGCTGCCTCGGCGGTCCCCGTGCAGGAGCTCGATGCCGAGCTGGCGGCGCTCGACCGTCGCCCCGAGCCGATCATTGCCGACATCGTGGACATGGACCCGGCCGACACCGTTGCGGTGATGCGGGAGGCCCTGGTGCCGGGCTCCGACGCCGACGCGCCGGTCGTGCTCGACGGGGCCCTGGACGACCTGCCCGCTGCGTGCCTCCCGGCCGCGTTCGGCTTCCTGATGGACGAGACGGAGACCCGTCAGGTCGTCGTCGTCGGCCATGCCGATGTCGCCGATTTCGCCGACGACTGGCTCACGGCCCGTCACGGTGACCGGGGTCGCGTGTGGCGGTGGGCCGAGGCCGTGGCCGAGGCCTGTCCGGAGACCCCCGTCGCGGACGACGCCGACGAGCAGGACGAGCACGACCCCGGCTCCGGGAGCGCTGACGGCACGCACGGCGCCGGTGGCGGGATCGACTCCTTCCTCGTGGAGGAGGTCGACAGCGACGACGACGTTCCCGACCTCGACCCCGAACCGCTGCCCGACCTCGGCATGTGGACCGGCCGGGCGCCCGCCGCACCGGCCGAGCCCGAAGCGGTGGTGGAGATCGCCGAGCCGGAGGTCGTGGAGCCCGAGCCCGAGCCGGAGCCGGAGCCCGAGGTTCCGGAGCCCGAAGCGGTGGTGGAGATCGCCGAGCCGGAGGTCGTGGAGCCCGAGCCCGAGCCGGAGCCCGAGGTTCCGGAGCCCGAAGCGGTGGTGGAGATCGCCGAGCCCGAGGTCGTGGAGCCCGAGCCCGAGCCCGAGTTTGAGCCGGAGCCGGAGCCCGAGGTTCCGGAGCCCGAAGCGGTGGTGGAGATCGCCGAGCCCGAGGTCGTGGAGCCCGAGCCCGAGCCCGAGTTTGAGCCGGAGCCGGAGCCCGAGGTTCCGGAGCCCGAAGCGGTGGTGGAGATCGCCGAGCCCGAGGTGGTGGTCGCCGAGCCGGAGCCGGAGGTCGGGGTCACTGAGCCTCAGGTCGTGGAGCCTGCCGAGGTTCGGTCGGCGCCACCGGGCGCACCCGACCCCGAAGCGGTCGTCGCTGTCTGCGTCAACCACCACCACCGGCGCTCGTCGACCCGCTGTTCCAAGTGCCACGTTCCGTACTGCGACGACTGCCTCGTGCAGATCGGCTCGGGCTCGAAGCCGCGCAGCCTGTGCGTCGAGTGTGCGCTCCTGACCGGAGGAGTGCGGTTCAGCCGGCGCCGCCGCGGTCGTCGGCGCCGGTAG
- a CDS encoding NAD(P)/FAD-dependent oxidoreductase has product MTETGTWDVIVVGSGPGGLTCASYLAASGRRVIVLEQHDLAGGNCQVFRRHHEGHDYEFDVGLHYIGDSGPNGSIPTVLRGLGLTNRVTFRPLDPDGFDTLVFPDFTVRIPVGWDAYRDRVTARFPDEEEGIDRYFAILRALPGEANALMSGSNTDAPLLLEWGLRPVADLFDHCGLSQEAIAVLDHWSGLYGSGPRDSTAVMHAIIADHYMRGACYPEGGGQVIPACLVEVIESFGGEVRTLAKVDEIVIDDGTVTGVRLESGETLEAPVVVSNADYKRTMLSLIDGSVLSAETIERAESAVMSLPLVVAYVIVDIDLTERVPNTNYFVFPTYDVGGEYERLEAGEPGRVPFSYVSLASVKDPDHGALCPPGYSNFQIMTLGPRGPGAWGVDAGPADGGQYRRDATYRERKETMTDELIEQAERVLGPFRDHIVHLETATPLTQERYTLSTDGTSYGLRFSPDQTGPLRPGYRTEIEGLYLVGASTTAGHGIAGTMVGGVLCAGTVADRDLMREISSGTVLVESGDLPEHAPDWDPVAVSRGRALRRRREEGRVARAAM; this is encoded by the coding sequence ATGACTGAGACGGGCACGTGGGACGTGATCGTGGTGGGCTCGGGGCCCGGAGGTCTCACCTGCGCGTCGTATCTGGCGGCGTCGGGCCGGCGGGTCATCGTGCTCGAGCAGCACGATCTCGCAGGCGGTAACTGCCAGGTGTTCCGTCGGCACCACGAGGGCCACGACTACGAGTTCGACGTCGGGCTCCACTACATCGGCGACAGCGGCCCGAACGGTTCCATCCCGACCGTGCTGCGCGGTCTCGGTCTGACCAACCGCGTCACCTTCCGCCCTCTCGATCCGGACGGCTTCGACACGCTCGTCTTCCCCGACTTCACGGTCCGGATCCCTGTGGGCTGGGATGCCTACCGCGACAGGGTCACCGCCCGGTTCCCCGACGAAGAGGAGGGAATCGACCGCTACTTCGCCATCCTGCGAGCCCTACCCGGTGAGGCGAATGCTCTCATGAGTGGGAGCAACACCGACGCACCGCTGCTCCTCGAATGGGGGCTGCGGCCGGTGGCGGACCTGTTCGACCACTGTGGCCTCTCGCAGGAGGCGATCGCCGTTCTCGACCACTGGAGCGGTCTCTACGGATCGGGACCCCGCGACTCCACGGCGGTCATGCACGCCATCATCGCCGACCACTACATGCGCGGCGCCTGCTACCCGGAGGGTGGGGGCCAGGTCATCCCGGCCTGTCTCGTGGAGGTCATCGAATCGTTCGGCGGGGAGGTGCGGACGCTCGCGAAGGTCGACGAGATCGTCATCGACGACGGCACCGTGACCGGTGTCCGGTTGGAGTCGGGCGAGACCCTGGAGGCTCCCGTCGTGGTCTCGAACGCCGACTACAAGCGCACGATGCTCTCGCTCATCGACGGGTCTGTCCTCAGTGCCGAGACGATCGAACGGGCGGAGTCGGCGGTGATGTCGCTGCCGCTCGTCGTGGCGTACGTCATCGTCGACATCGATCTCACCGAACGGGTGCCGAACACGAACTACTTCGTGTTCCCGACCTACGACGTGGGTGGCGAGTACGAGCGACTCGAGGCCGGCGAGCCGGGACGGGTCCCGTTCTCCTACGTGTCGCTGGCGTCGGTCAAGGATCCCGACCACGGTGCGCTCTGCCCACCCGGATACTCGAACTTCCAGATCATGACGCTCGGCCCCCGTGGGCCCGGCGCGTGGGGGGTGGACGCCGGCCCCGCCGACGGCGGCCAGTACCGGCGCGACGCCACGTACCGGGAGCGCAAGGAGACGATGACCGACGAGCTGATCGAACAGGCCGAGCGGGTCCTCGGGCCCTTCCGGGACCACATCGTCCATCTCGAGACAGCCACCCCGCTCACGCAGGAGCGCTACACGCTCTCCACGGACGGAACGTCCTACGGGCTGCGCTTCTCGCCCGACCAGACCGGCCCGCTCCGACCCGGGTACCGCACGGAGATCGAGGGGCTCTACCTCGTCGGTGCCAGCACGACCGCCGGCCACGGTATTGCCGGGACAATGGTCGGCGGGGTGCTGTGCGCGGGGACTGTGGCGGATCGGGACCTCATGCGCGAGATCTCGAGCGGAACGGTTCTCGTGGAGTCCGGGGATCTTCCGGAGCATGCGCCCGACTGGGACCCTGTGGCGGTGAGTCGGGGCCGGGCACTCCGGCGTCGACGCGAGGAGGGCCGTGTGGCGCGCGCCGCGATGTGA
- a CDS encoding phytanoyl-CoA dioxygenase family protein, whose product MAVPDLEHDGYCVLSGVIPPDAVARAREGLDGIFAAEAPVAEERGWSNDRYRVAYALPAKDPFFVEFCAQDVLLDLARSALGSEAVVASCNGLAMTPGGRAQRLHIDQEESVAGPAVYLHAVCALDDFDEGNGATRIVPGSHRIIHDPNDAERLEERAVPVTAPAGSVIAYDGRLWHAGSANRDGRSRRAIHAFYARAWARPHWDFPRTIPGEISEAMSPERRRLFGYDATPRRFDVAGCRIVTPHRGVVD is encoded by the coding sequence GTGGCTGTTCCCGATCTCGAGCACGATGGCTACTGCGTGCTCTCCGGCGTGATTCCCCCCGACGCGGTTGCTCGCGCACGTGAGGGACTCGACGGGATCTTCGCCGCCGAGGCACCCGTCGCCGAGGAACGGGGATGGTCCAACGACCGGTACCGCGTCGCGTACGCGCTGCCGGCCAAGGACCCCTTCTTCGTCGAGTTCTGCGCTCAGGATGTTCTTCTCGATCTCGCACGGTCCGCCCTCGGCTCGGAGGCCGTCGTGGCCTCGTGCAACGGACTTGCCATGACCCCCGGTGGTCGGGCGCAGCGGCTCCACATCGACCAGGAGGAGAGTGTGGCGGGGCCCGCCGTGTACCTCCACGCCGTCTGCGCTCTCGACGACTTCGACGAGGGGAACGGCGCGACTCGCATCGTTCCCGGTAGTCACCGAATCATTCACGATCCGAACGACGCCGAGAGGCTGGAGGAGCGGGCCGTCCCGGTGACCGCACCCGCCGGCTCTGTCATCGCGTACGACGGCAGACTCTGGCACGCGGGGAGCGCCAACAGGGACGGTCGTTCCCGGCGGGCGATCCACGCCTTCTACGCGCGGGCATGGGCCCGGCCGCACTGGGACTTTCCCCGCACGATCCCCGGCGAGATCTCCGAAGCGATGTCGCCCGAGCGCCGTCGGTTGTTCGGCTACGACGCCACTCCACGACGCTTCGACGTTGCCGGGTGCCGCATCGTGACCCCGCACCGGGGGGTCGTCGACTGA
- a CDS encoding phospholipid scramblase-related protein, whose product MTDTSETPDNGTPDSTPTEPGWYPDPYRRAQQRYFDGSEWTAKISTKGKESVDPFGTDEKATSGMKDMIVEGANAAKFTGTAVEWEGTGTLLDEPVLLVEQSAGLLETGSDYEIKSNDGKVLGTVKQTGQSQAKQLVRAFTKFDKYMTHKFELVDADGNVVLRLTRPSKIRKSKVILEDGDGNEIGAIKQENTMGKVRFALEADGKKVGQLKGKNRRDRQFTIFDADDNEIGKVTKSFEGLKKAFMQGGDSYVVAMNKRLEDPLRLLVIGTGVCIDTALHIED is encoded by the coding sequence ATGACTGACACGAGCGAGACCCCCGACAACGGAACACCCGACTCCACCCCGACCGAGCCCGGGTGGTACCCCGACCCCTACCGGCGGGCGCAGCAGCGCTACTTCGACGGCTCCGAGTGGACCGCCAAGATCTCCACCAAGGGCAAGGAGTCGGTCGATCCGTTCGGAACCGACGAGAAGGCCACGTCGGGGATGAAGGACATGATCGTGGAGGGGGCCAACGCCGCCAAGTTCACGGGCACCGCCGTCGAGTGGGAGGGAACCGGGACGCTGCTCGACGAGCCGGTTCTCCTCGTGGAGCAGTCGGCCGGTCTTCTCGAGACCGGCTCCGACTACGAGATCAAGAGCAACGACGGCAAGGTCCTCGGCACGGTGAAACAGACCGGCCAGAGCCAGGCCAAGCAGCTCGTGCGGGCGTTCACGAAGTTCGACAAGTACATGACCCACAAGTTCGAGCTCGTCGACGCCGACGGGAACGTCGTGCTGCGTCTCACCCGTCCGTCGAAGATCCGCAAGTCGAAGGTGATCCTCGAGGACGGCGACGGCAACGAGATCGGGGCGATCAAGCAGGAGAACACGATGGGCAAGGTCCGTTTCGCCCTCGAGGCCGACGGCAAGAAGGTCGGCCAGCTCAAGGGCAAGAACCGCCGCGACCGCCAGTTCACGATCTTCGACGCCGACGACAACGAGATCGGCAAGGTTACCAAGAGCTTCGAGGGCCTCAAGAAGGCCTTCATGCAGGGCGGCGACAGCTACGTCGTGGCCATGAACAAGCGCCTCGAGGACCCGCTACGGCTCCTCGTGATCGGTACCGGGGTCTGCATCGACACCGCCCTGCACATCGAAGACTGA
- a CDS encoding amidase has protein sequence MKTHETDSVIDTATSVRRGDRSAVAVLEEALTRIGAGNAELNAFVAIDEDAARTQAAAVDARVAAGEDPGVLAGVPIGVKDLEDAKGFVTTHGDPAYANDPPAANDSLEVARLKSAGAVVVGKTNTPPHGVRAETDNRVFGPTRNPWATSRTSGGSSGGSGAAVAAGLVPLATGSDGGGSIRIPSAVCGLPGFKPTHGVVPGGDEGAPAWGHFSTRGPMARSFADIAVALDVVKGVSNRDILSVEIPGSFGDAVARRSLRGVRIAWSPTLGVADVDSRVATLCETGIGKLAGAGAEVEDIGAVLDEDPLTAWGARSAPGTRHRFNQREMAWSERFDEASLLLAGMAEFVDMDMLFDGEAKSHGVLLALAAVFDRFDVLACPATLTVPPRVGEESPYGPGWAATMTMPFNLTRSPAAVVPVGLVDDDGDRLPVALQLAGPRLGDLDLMAAAAAAEEVLGALQC, from the coding sequence ATGAAGACCCACGAGACCGACAGTGTGATCGACACGGCGACATCCGTCCGCAGGGGCGACCGATCGGCGGTGGCGGTCCTGGAGGAGGCTCTCACCAGGATCGGGGCCGGGAACGCGGAGCTCAATGCCTTCGTCGCCATCGACGAGGATGCAGCGCGCACGCAGGCGGCAGCGGTCGATGCCCGCGTCGCCGCCGGCGAGGATCCGGGAGTGCTCGCCGGGGTGCCGATCGGCGTCAAGGATCTCGAGGATGCGAAGGGCTTCGTCACGACCCACGGCGATCCGGCCTACGCCAACGACCCTCCCGCTGCGAACGATTCCCTGGAGGTGGCGCGCCTGAAGTCGGCCGGCGCGGTCGTGGTCGGCAAGACCAACACACCGCCGCACGGCGTCCGCGCGGAGACGGACAACCGCGTCTTCGGTCCGACCCGGAACCCCTGGGCGACGTCGCGGACCTCGGGCGGTTCGAGCGGAGGCTCGGGCGCTGCCGTGGCAGCGGGCCTGGTGCCGTTGGCGACGGGATCCGACGGAGGCGGCTCGATCCGCATCCCGTCGGCGGTGTGCGGCCTCCCCGGCTTCAAGCCGACTCACGGCGTCGTCCCCGGTGGCGACGAGGGTGCGCCGGCATGGGGCCACTTCTCGACCCGGGGCCCCATGGCGCGCAGTTTCGCCGACATCGCCGTGGCTCTCGACGTCGTCAAGGGTGTGTCGAACCGCGACATCCTCTCCGTGGAGATTCCCGGCTCCTTCGGCGACGCCGTCGCGCGCCGGTCACTCCGGGGCGTGCGGATCGCGTGGTCACCCACGCTCGGAGTGGCCGACGTGGATTCCCGGGTCGCCACGCTCTGTGAGACGGGGATCGGGAAGCTTGCCGGAGCGGGCGCCGAGGTCGAGGACATCGGCGCGGTCCTGGACGAGGACCCGCTCACGGCGTGGGGCGCGCGGTCGGCGCCCGGGACGCGGCACCGCTTCAACCAGCGGGAGATGGCGTGGAGCGAGCGTTTCGACGAGGCGTCGCTACTCCTCGCCGGGATGGCCGAGTTCGTCGACATGGACATGCTCTTCGACGGAGAGGCCAAGAGCCACGGAGTGCTGCTCGCCCTCGCGGCGGTCTTCGACCGCTTCGACGTGCTGGCGTGCCCCGCCACGCTCACCGTTCCCCCACGGGTAGGGGAGGAGTCGCCCTACGGCCCGGGCTGGGCCGCCACCATGACGATGCCGTTCAACCTCACACGCTCGCCGGCGGCGGTCGTGCCGGTGGGTCTCGTGGACGACGACGGCGACCGGCTCCCGGTGGCGCTCCAGCTGGCGGGACCCCGCCTGGGTGATCTCGACCTGATGGCCGCCGCGGCCGCCGCCGAGGAGGTTCTCGGAGCACTCCAGTGCTGA